The Alphaproteobacteria bacterium genome contains the following window.
GGACGATTTTTCACGGCGATGAACGGTTTGCTAACGCGCACAGAGCGCGAAAAGCTTAAGCAGCGCATTAAACGCATCGGCAATGCACAATTTCAGAGTAAAGCGATTCATGCGCTAGACGCTATCAGTGTGAAGCGCGGGCTGTGATCACCCCTGATGCTCGCGTGTTTTTACAAACTTGAATTGGGGGAAGTCGTCTTGTATGCGCTGTAAATGCCAGTCGTTGGGGGCAAGATAGGTCAGCGCGCCATAGACATCTTCGGCTAAATTATGTCGGTTTTTATCTAGGAAATTACGAAATTCTGCACTGTCTTCCTTCATATCTGTCGGTGGCTCCA
Protein-coding sequences here:
- the prfC gene encoding peptide chain release factor 3 (stimulates the release of release factors 1 and 2 from the ribosome after hydrolysis of the ester bond in peptidyl-tRNA has occurred; GDP/GTP-binding protein) — translated: INGGYWVLGVVGQLQFDVIAARLKDEYGVQGRFEGVAYRAARWVEPPTDMKEDSAEFRNFLDKNRHNLAEDVYGALTYLAPNDWHLQRIQDDFPQFKFVKTREHQG